A genomic segment from Sporichthyaceae bacterium encodes:
- the atpD gene encoding F0F1 ATP synthase subunit beta: MTTTTTENIGRIEAIQGVVIEAVFPDKLPEIYHAVKIRRPAGAVEGEFLVCEVQQHLGDDRIRAVALDTTDGLARGTEVIDTRAPIRVPVGRETLGRIFNLLGEPLDEGKPISEDVERWPIHRDAPTIEAVMPTTEMFETGIKVIDLLAPYAKGGKVGLFGGAGVGKTVIIQELINNLAQQHGGLSAFCGVGERSREGNDLWLEMKESGVIDKTMLVFGQMNEPPGARMRVALTGLTMAEYFRDQEGQDVLLFIDNIFRFVQAGSEVSALLGRMPSQVGYQPTLESEMGELQERITSTRKGSVTSVQAIYVPADDLTDPAPASAFAHLNATTVLSRSIAEKGIYPAVDPLDSTSTILKADILGADHFNVANEVKQVLQRYKELQDIIAILGIDELSDEDKIVVTRARKLERFLSQPFFVAEQFTGTPGVYVPIAETIRGFKEILAGTHDDLPERAFYMKGTIDQVVKDARGDS; this comes from the coding sequence GTGACCACCACCACCACCGAGAACATCGGACGGATCGAAGCCATCCAGGGCGTTGTCATCGAGGCGGTGTTCCCGGACAAACTGCCCGAGATCTACCACGCGGTGAAGATCCGGCGTCCGGCCGGCGCGGTCGAGGGGGAGTTCCTGGTCTGCGAGGTCCAGCAGCATCTCGGTGACGATCGCATCCGCGCCGTCGCGCTGGACACGACGGACGGCCTCGCGCGGGGTACCGAGGTCATCGACACCCGAGCCCCGATCCGGGTTCCGGTCGGCCGGGAGACGCTGGGTCGGATCTTCAACCTGCTGGGCGAGCCGCTGGATGAGGGCAAGCCCATCTCGGAAGACGTCGAGCGTTGGCCGATCCACCGTGACGCCCCCACCATCGAGGCGGTCATGCCGACCACCGAGATGTTCGAGACCGGGATCAAGGTCATCGACCTGCTCGCGCCCTACGCCAAGGGCGGCAAGGTCGGGCTCTTCGGCGGTGCCGGCGTCGGCAAGACCGTCATCATCCAGGAGCTCATCAACAACCTGGCCCAGCAGCACGGTGGTCTGTCCGCGTTCTGCGGGGTGGGCGAGCGCTCCCGGGAGGGCAACGACCTCTGGTTGGAGATGAAGGAATCTGGCGTCATCGACAAGACCATGCTGGTCTTCGGTCAGATGAACGAGCCGCCGGGTGCGCGTATGCGCGTGGCCCTGACCGGTCTGACGATGGCGGAGTACTTCCGCGACCAGGAGGGGCAGGACGTGCTGCTCTTCATCGACAACATCTTCCGGTTCGTCCAGGCCGGTTCCGAGGTCTCCGCGCTGCTCGGCCGCATGCCCTCCCAGGTGGGTTACCAGCCGACGCTGGAGTCCGAGATGGGCGAGCTGCAGGAGCGGATCACCTCCACCCGCAAGGGTTCGGTCACCTCGGTCCAGGCGATCTACGTCCCCGCCGACGACCTCACCGACCCGGCGCCGGCCTCGGCCTTCGCCCACCTCAACGCCACCACGGTGCTCTCCCGGTCCATCGCCGAGAAGGGCATCTACCCGGCCGTCGACCCGCTGGACTCCACCTCGACGATCCTGAAGGCGGACATCCTCGGCGCGGACCACTTCAACGTGGCCAACGAGGTCAAGCAGGTGCTCCAGCGGTACAAGGAGCTGCAGGACATCATCGCCATCCTCGGTATCGACGAACTCTCCGACGAGGACAAGATCGTCGTCACCCGGGCCCGCAAGCTCGAGCGATTCCTCTCCCAGCCGTTCTTCGTGGCCGAGCAGTTCACCGGTACGCCGGGGGTGTACGTCCCGATCGCGGAGACGATCCGCGGCTTCAAGGAGATCCTCGCCGGCACGCATGACGACCTGCCGGAGCGGGCCTTCTACATGAAGGGCACCATCGACCAGGTGGTCAAAGACGCGCGCGGCGATTCCTGA